From the Aquitalea magnusonii genome, one window contains:
- a CDS encoding ABC-F family ATP-binding cassette domain-containing protein has product MIILKNVALRRGTKVLLDNATVSINPGEKVGLVGRNGAGKSSLFAVLNGNLHEDGGDFSIPSQWRMAQVAQDMPETAQSATEFVVEGDLTLLAARREVAEAEAGEDYMRMAHAYTALNDAGEHDAPARAQALILGLGFSVAELDQPVNSFSGGWRMRLQLARALMCPSDLLLLDEPTNHLDLDALVWLEAWLKQYSGTMVVISHDREFLDAVTNVTLHIDHGKLVRYGGNYSKFEDMRAEQMILQQAAQAKQQEKMAHLQKFIDRFKAKASKAKQAQSRVKALERMEKIAPVLADAEFQFEFKEPGSLPNPMLTMSQASFGYPAAADAPADTPPTVIVKGVNRSVLAGQRIGILGANGQGKSTLVKTVAEALKATSGEIIRGKGLSIGYFSQQELDVLRPEDDPLQHMLRLVRETPAQLRPPANDCREQGLRNFLGTFNFSGDMVKQAVGSMSGGEKARLVLCMIVWLRPNLLLLDEPTNHLDLATREALSVALNEFEGSVMLVSHDRALLRAVCDEFWMVSRGGVSDFDGDLDDYQVYLLAEAKRRREEAAGKRQTAA; this is encoded by the coding sequence ATGATCATCCTGAAAAACGTGGCCTTGCGTCGCGGCACCAAAGTCTTGCTGGACAACGCAACAGTCAGCATCAACCCCGGCGAAAAAGTCGGCCTTGTCGGGCGTAACGGCGCGGGCAAGTCATCGCTGTTTGCCGTGCTCAACGGTAATCTGCACGAAGACGGTGGCGATTTTTCCATTCCCAGCCAGTGGCGCATGGCGCAAGTGGCGCAGGACATGCCGGAAACCGCGCAAAGCGCCACGGAATTCGTGGTGGAAGGCGACCTCACCTTGCTGGCGGCGCGGCGCGAAGTGGCCGAAGCCGAAGCGGGTGAAGACTATATGCGCATGGCGCACGCCTATACCGCGCTGAATGATGCCGGCGAACATGATGCACCGGCACGGGCGCAGGCGCTGATTCTGGGCCTGGGTTTCAGCGTGGCGGAGCTGGATCAGCCGGTGAACAGCTTCTCCGGCGGCTGGCGCATGCGCCTGCAATTGGCGCGGGCGCTGATGTGCCCTTCCGACTTGCTGCTGCTGGACGAACCCACCAACCACCTGGACCTGGACGCACTGGTGTGGCTGGAAGCCTGGCTCAAGCAATACAGCGGCACCATGGTGGTCATCAGCCATGACCGCGAATTCCTGGACGCGGTCACCAATGTCACCCTGCATATCGACCACGGCAAGCTGGTGCGCTACGGCGGCAACTACAGCAAGTTCGAGGACATGCGTGCCGAACAGATGATTCTGCAGCAGGCGGCACAGGCCAAGCAGCAGGAAAAGATGGCCCACCTGCAAAAATTCATCGACCGCTTCAAGGCCAAGGCCAGCAAGGCCAAGCAGGCGCAAAGCCGGGTGAAGGCACTGGAGCGCATGGAGAAGATTGCGCCGGTATTGGCCGATGCGGAATTCCAGTTTGAATTCAAGGAACCGGGCAGCCTGCCCAACCCCATGCTGACCATGTCGCAGGCATCATTCGGCTATCCGGCAGCGGCAGATGCACCGGCAGACACGCCGCCTACGGTGATTGTCAAAGGGGTGAACCGCTCGGTGCTGGCTGGCCAGCGCATCGGCATCCTGGGGGCCAACGGTCAGGGCAAGTCCACGCTGGTGAAAACGGTGGCCGAAGCATTGAAAGCCACCAGCGGCGAAATCATCCGCGGCAAGGGCCTGAGCATCGGCTACTTCTCGCAGCAGGAGCTGGACGTATTGCGGCCGGAAGACGACCCGCTGCAGCACATGCTGCGCCTGGTGCGGGAAACGCCAGCCCAGCTGCGTCCGCCCGCCAACGACTGCCGCGAGCAGGGCTTGCGCAACTTCCTTGGCACCTTCAATTTCAGCGGCGACATGGTCAAGCAGGCGGTGGGCAGCATGAGCGGCGGCGAAAAGGCCCGACTGGTGCTGTGCATGATTGTCTGGCTGCGCCCCAACCTGCTGCTGCTGGATGAACCGACCAACCATCTGGACCTGGCCACCCGCGAAGCACTCAGCGTGGCGCTCAACGAATTTGAAGGCTCGGTGATGCTGGTGAGCCACGACCGCGCCCTGCTGCGCGCCGTGTGTGACGAGTTCTGGATGGTGTCGCGCGGCGGTGTCAGCGACTTTGACGGCGACCTGGACGACTACCAGGTTTACCTGCTGGCAGAAGCCAAGCGCCGCCGTGAAGAAGCGGCGGGCAAACGCCAGACGGCAGCATAA
- a CDS encoding zinc-dependent alcohol dehydrogenase family protein, whose amino-acid sequence MKAIVYESFSAPPQLTTVPDPTPDNSGVVIQVMATGVCRSDWHGWVGHDPDIQLPHVPGHEFSGVVTAVGKQVGKWKIGDRVTVPFVAGCGHCPECHSGNHQVCDHQFQPGFTHWGSFAEYVSIHQADINLVALPDSLDFTTAASLGCRFVTSFRAVVDQGKTSAGQWVAVHGCGGVGLSAIMIANAIGANVIAIDISDDKLELARKLGAVATVNASKVPDVVEAVMDISRGGAHVSLDALGHPVTCFNSISNLRKRGKHVQVGLMLGEHSTPAIPMSKVIAHELEILGSHGMQAHRYDAMFAMMAAGKLAPEQLIGRTISLEQSIEVLMNMDRFEVAGVTVVTEF is encoded by the coding sequence ATGAAAGCCATTGTTTACGAATCGTTTTCGGCCCCGCCGCAACTGACTACCGTGCCGGACCCGACGCCGGATAACAGCGGTGTGGTGATCCAGGTGATGGCAACCGGCGTGTGCCGCAGTGACTGGCATGGCTGGGTTGGCCACGACCCGGACATCCAGCTGCCGCATGTTCCCGGCCATGAGTTTTCCGGGGTGGTGACTGCGGTTGGCAAGCAGGTGGGCAAATGGAAGATTGGCGATCGGGTCACGGTGCCGTTTGTGGCTGGCTGTGGCCATTGCCCGGAGTGTCATTCGGGCAATCATCAGGTGTGCGACCACCAGTTCCAGCCCGGCTTCACTCACTGGGGTTCGTTTGCCGAGTATGTGTCCATCCATCAGGCGGACATCAATCTGGTGGCCTTGCCGGATTCGCTGGATTTCACCACCGCCGCCAGTCTGGGATGCCGTTTTGTGACATCGTTCCGCGCGGTGGTGGATCAGGGCAAAACCTCGGCCGGACAGTGGGTGGCGGTGCATGGCTGCGGTGGCGTTGGCCTGTCTGCCATCATGATTGCCAATGCCATCGGGGCGAATGTGATTGCCATTGATATTTCGGACGACAAGCTGGAACTGGCGCGCAAGCTGGGGGCGGTGGCCACGGTGAATGCCAGCAAGGTGCCGGATGTGGTTGAAGCGGTGATGGACATCAGCCGCGGTGGTGCGCATGTGTCACTGGATGCGCTGGGCCATCCGGTCACCTGCTTCAACTCGATCAGCAATCTGCGCAAGCGCGGCAAGCACGTGCAGGTGGGCCTGATGCTGGGCGAGCACAGCACCCCGGCCATCCCGATGAGCAAGGTGATTGCGCACGAGCTGGAAATCCTGGGCAGCCACGGCATGCAGGCGCATCGTTACGATGCCATGTTCGCCATGATGGCTGCGGGCAAGCTGGCACCGGAGCAGCTGATAGGCCGCACCATCAGCCTTGAGCAGTCGATTGAGGTGCTGATGAATATGGACAGGTTCGAGGTGGCCGGGGTAACGGTGGTGACGGAGTTCTGA
- a CDS encoding PAS domain-containing protein, giving the protein MVSSSGPPRKPCSYCKKWGGETTKTTLDLSPFQRLHQLEALYQDAPVGLCFIDCQMRIVSANQLLTRYPGMELDSILRNPASQVFGDEMMPDLMTALVQLMAGESCETREYCYQPSGAAFLVAHQRIVDAQQLPLGVSLVLVDITSRVEAERQLQQSETHFRTVLELGPNVIWRVGPDGQVNYMGEFIDYAADASYQKRYTCWLTRMEPTDRVRVHETWLKHLPSKQPFFIEFRILWPDGSWRWMRSRAFPAMNEQGEVLAWYGIISDITSEHELLLRMAVLEQKLGERQSNALP; this is encoded by the coding sequence GTGGTCTCCAGCAGTGGCCCGCCACGCAAGCCTTGCAGCTACTGCAAAAAATGGGGCGGAGAGACAACCAAAACCACGCTGGACCTGTCACCGTTCCAGCGCCTGCACCAGTTGGAGGCACTGTACCAGGACGCCCCGGTCGGCTTGTGCTTTATTGATTGCCAGATGCGGATTGTCAGTGCCAACCAGTTACTGACTCGCTATCCGGGCATGGAGCTGGATTCCATACTACGCAACCCTGCCAGCCAAGTATTCGGTGATGAAATGATGCCCGACCTCATGACGGCACTGGTGCAGTTGATGGCAGGTGAAAGCTGCGAGACTAGGGAATACTGTTATCAGCCGAGCGGCGCTGCCTTTCTGGTTGCCCATCAGCGGATTGTCGATGCCCAGCAACTACCGCTGGGCGTATCATTAGTGTTAGTCGATATTACCAGTCGTGTAGAAGCTGAAAGACAACTGCAGCAAAGCGAAACACACTTCCGCACGGTGCTGGAGCTGGGCCCCAACGTCATCTGGCGTGTTGGACCGGATGGTCAGGTTAACTATATGGGTGAATTCATCGATTACGCCGCAGATGCCAGTTATCAGAAACGTTATACATGCTGGCTGACGCGGATGGAACCAACAGACCGGGTGCGGGTGCATGAAACTTGGCTGAAGCATCTGCCCAGCAAACAGCCGTTTTTTATTGAATTCCGTATTTTATGGCCAGACGGCAGTTGGCGCTGGATGCGTAGCCGGGCGTTTCCGGCCATGAATGAACAAGGTGAGGTGCTAGCCTGGTACGGCATCATTTCCGACATCACCTCCGAGCACGAGTTGCTACTACGTATGGCGGTACTGGAGCAGAAACTTGGCGAACGTCAGTCCAATGCCTTGCCTTAG
- a CDS encoding helix-turn-helix transcriptional regulator, with amino-acid sequence MQSKQITRGMVRASKPQTLRQVSCLQATLMRVRSGEKHFWINERAHVARADHLIMAPAGLTLNVHNLPDAHGYSCEVLVLDADLLQQFRLQYAEQVLALLAHPPQLFSPIQGTMRQLWDELFAAVTRSESEPLLRHRAQGLLLALALAGLGGVLFADRETGVADRLRQTMLLQPGRDWRLAELAHQFFMGESTLRRKLDQEGHSFRKILDQVRLNTALGLLQSTQLPIGEIARQCGYASHSRFSQRFQKQFGIKPMQLRATHP; translated from the coding sequence ATGCAGAGCAAGCAGATTACCCGGGGCATGGTTCGGGCCAGCAAGCCACAGACATTGCGCCAGGTAAGCTGCCTACAGGCCACACTGATGCGAGTTCGGAGCGGGGAAAAGCATTTCTGGATCAACGAGCGAGCCCATGTTGCCCGGGCAGATCACCTTATCATGGCCCCCGCAGGCCTAACGTTGAACGTGCATAACCTGCCTGATGCTCACGGGTATAGCTGCGAAGTGCTGGTACTCGATGCCGATCTTTTACAGCAGTTCCGTCTGCAATATGCCGAGCAGGTTCTGGCCCTTCTGGCGCACCCACCGCAACTCTTCTCCCCGATTCAGGGAACGATGCGCCAGTTGTGGGATGAGCTTTTTGCCGCAGTGACCCGCTCAGAAAGCGAGCCCTTGCTTCGCCATCGTGCGCAGGGTTTGCTACTAGCACTGGCGCTGGCTGGCCTGGGCGGTGTACTTTTTGCCGACCGGGAAACTGGTGTGGCAGACCGACTACGCCAGACCATGCTCTTGCAGCCAGGGCGTGATTGGAGGTTGGCGGAACTAGCCCATCAGTTTTTCATGGGCGAATCCACGCTGCGCCGCAAGCTGGATCAGGAAGGCCATTCCTTCCGCAAAATTCTCGACCAGGTGCGGCTCAATACCGCATTAGGGTTGCTTCAAAGCACCCAACTTCCAATAGGAGAAATCGCCCGCCAGTGTGGCTATGCCTCACATTCGCGTTTTAGCCAGCGCTTTCAAAAACAATTTGGCATCAAGCCTATGCAGTTGCGGGCTACGCACCCATGA
- a CDS encoding nuclear transport factor 2 family protein codes for MSGIDTAQYAARLTDYLQALEQSNVDGVVALFAPQATIYSPLLGWVSPASFYRKLAEASGNSKITLLDLFHSSQGSRRATAYFRYDWVLKDQSTVSFDCVDVFDFNADGLIEKLVIIYDTHTIRADLGDRFSPD; via the coding sequence ATGTCCGGTATCGATACGGCGCAGTACGCAGCCAGGCTGACAGACTACCTGCAGGCACTTGAACAGAGCAATGTTGACGGGGTGGTCGCCCTGTTTGCCCCGCAGGCCACCATTTATTCTCCCCTGTTGGGGTGGGTCAGTCCCGCATCGTTTTACCGCAAGCTGGCCGAGGCTTCCGGCAACAGCAAAATCACCCTGCTGGACCTCTTCCACAGCAGCCAGGGCAGCCGCCGTGCCACGGCTTATTTCCGCTATGACTGGGTGCTGAAAGACCAGAGCACCGTCAGCTTTGATTGCGTGGACGTGTTCGACTTCAATGCGGATGGCCTGATTGAAAAGCTGGTCATCATCTACGACACCCACACCATCCGTGCCGACCTGGGCGACCGCTTCAGCCCGGATTGA
- a CDS encoding DMT family transporter has protein sequence MRDSTYAWLVLAASVLAEVAGTMALRHSDGFTRLIPSLITGLCYTAAIWLMAVSVRNLAVGLAYAVWAGSGTAVTALLGIILFEESASLLRLSGLGLIISGVVVLNLSAQ, from the coding sequence ATGCGTGACTCTACATATGCATGGCTTGTACTCGCTGCAAGCGTGCTGGCCGAGGTTGCCGGAACCATGGCCCTTCGCCATTCTGACGGCTTCACCCGACTTATTCCTTCTCTCATCACTGGTCTTTGCTACACCGCAGCCATCTGGCTTATGGCTGTATCTGTGCGGAATCTTGCAGTCGGCTTGGCTTATGCCGTGTGGGCGGGCAGTGGTACCGCCGTAACCGCACTGCTCGGAATCATTTTGTTTGAAGAGTCAGCCAGCCTACTTCGGCTCTCTGGCTTGGGACTCATCATTTCTGGTGTTGTCGTTCTGAATCTGAGCGCACAGTAA
- a CDS encoding LysR substrate-binding domain-containing protein, which produces MSRISTNSEAGYAADAYPLGELTKPLPSIMGLQAFVAVAQLGSLSRAATQLHRTQGAVSRQIQQLEQYYQLALFRRSASGMQLSPEGEQLQQLARRVLAELSAFSQLASRQQQVIRLRLPSTLALRWFLPRLDSLQQLLPGIRIDISTSISDTPDFTGTELDAMLVRGDGQWHGLHAERLFAEHLTPMCCPALARELHSPADMQQHCLIHADAGQQAWQGWWRQYGSGEMAGRHVEFDSLESATGAAVLGYGIALGDPRLAQDRLASGELVMPFAAMTTSTLAYFLVMPEPGRHSPKLRELSEALLALA; this is translated from the coding sequence ATGAGCCGAATATCGACAAATTCTGAAGCCGGATATGCAGCGGATGCATACCCGCTTGGCGAACTGACCAAACCCCTGCCATCCATCATGGGCTTGCAGGCCTTTGTCGCCGTCGCCCAGTTGGGCAGCCTGTCGCGTGCCGCCACCCAGCTGCACCGCACCCAGGGCGCGGTGAGCCGCCAGATCCAGCAACTGGAGCAGTACTACCAGCTAGCCTTGTTCCGGCGTAGCGCCAGCGGCATGCAGCTGAGCCCGGAAGGCGAGCAACTGCAACAGCTTGCCCGGCGGGTATTGGCCGAGCTGTCCGCGTTTTCGCAACTGGCCAGCCGGCAGCAGCAAGTCATCCGCCTGCGCCTGCCATCCACGCTGGCACTGCGCTGGTTCCTGCCACGGCTGGACAGCCTGCAACAGTTGCTGCCCGGCATCCGCATCGACATCAGCACCTCCATCAGCGATACCCCCGACTTCACCGGCACCGAGCTGGACGCCATGCTGGTGCGCGGCGATGGCCAATGGCATGGCCTGCATGCCGAACGGCTGTTTGCCGAACACCTTACCCCGATGTGCTGTCCGGCACTGGCGCGCGAGTTGCACAGCCCGGCCGACATGCAGCAGCACTGCCTGATTCATGCCGATGCCGGCCAGCAAGCGTGGCAAGGCTGGTGGCGGCAATATGGCAGCGGGGAAATGGCAGGGCGGCATGTCGAGTTCGACTCGCTGGAATCCGCCACCGGGGCTGCGGTACTGGGCTACGGCATTGCGCTGGGAGACCCGCGGCTGGCACAAGACCGGCTGGCCAGCGGCGAGCTGGTGATGCCCTTTGCCGCCATGACCACCAGCACGCTGGCTTATTTTCTGGTGATGCCCGAGCCTGGCCGCCACAGCCCCAAGCTGCGCGAGCTGAGCGAAGCCCTGCTGGCCCTGGCATAA
- a CDS encoding alpha/beta hydrolase family protein yields the protein MVKYVVSFSIIIAVLIVFLLDRLSDFDLPGDVQKRTVSFEHSNNVLEGTLILPPGKVFPPFVLLVHGDGLQDRWSEGGYIPFVKFLVSQGIAVFSWDKPGVGKSTGNWLAQTMSDRAEEAVLALKKIREQPELKESRGGYLGFSQAGWVVPQSSQLTTTEFAVLIGAAINWRNQSIYYTGQRLKVEGFSLDDIQDAKKHEAEVFDRQFTEEAAVLPCNSQCTRQDFERRNSLADATKDISSTHTPVLIVMGQDDRNVDADETVAVWAKALPSRTPRCIRKLPGATHGLLRSEWFDYQLSSQWPFWKRGLFLLSGRYAYSPGALRTVTSWILNQDCVG from the coding sequence ATGGTTAAATATGTGGTATCATTTTCGATTATTATTGCCGTCCTCATTGTTTTTTTACTTGACCGATTGTCTGATTTCGATCTTCCAGGTGACGTGCAGAAGCGTACTGTATCTTTTGAGCATAGTAACAATGTTCTGGAGGGCACGTTAATTCTACCTCCTGGTAAGGTTTTTCCTCCATTTGTGCTTTTAGTTCATGGAGACGGTCTTCAGGATCGCTGGTCAGAAGGCGGATATATTCCATTTGTTAAATTTCTTGTCTCGCAGGGAATTGCTGTTTTTTCATGGGATAAACCTGGTGTCGGTAAGAGTACAGGTAACTGGCTGGCGCAGACAATGTCAGATCGCGCAGAGGAGGCGGTCTTGGCGTTAAAAAAAATAAGAGAACAGCCAGAACTGAAAGAAAGTCGCGGAGGTTATCTCGGCTTTTCGCAGGCAGGTTGGGTTGTACCACAGTCAAGCCAACTGACAACAACCGAATTTGCTGTACTCATAGGTGCGGCGATAAACTGGCGGAATCAGAGCATATACTATACAGGACAACGACTTAAAGTCGAAGGCTTCTCTCTGGACGATATTCAGGATGCTAAAAAACATGAAGCAGAGGTTTTTGACCGCCAGTTTACAGAAGAAGCAGCTGTTCTTCCCTGCAATTCCCAATGTACGCGCCAGGACTTTGAACGCAGGAATTCCCTGGCTGATGCGACGAAAGATATTTCCAGCACACATACTCCGGTGTTAATTGTGATGGGCCAGGATGACCGGAATGTAGACGCTGATGAAACAGTTGCGGTCTGGGCCAAAGCACTACCATCCCGTACTCCTCGCTGTATCAGAAAATTGCCGGGGGCAACTCACGGGCTTTTACGAAGTGAATGGTTTGATTATCAACTGTCCTCTCAGTGGCCTTTTTGGAAACGGGGATTATTTCTGCTGTCAGGGAGATACGCATATTCGCCCGGGGCACTCAGAACTGTCACATCATGGATACTGAATCAGGACTGTGTGGGCTAA
- a CDS encoding Lrp/AsnC family transcriptional regulator — protein MTDLDKVDLAIADKLQQDGRLSNAKLAEQFAMSEASCWRRQKRLEELGVIEGYKAVLNRRKLGIGVMAFVQIVCTQHSEEATAAFERIIQACPQILACHNTTGEADFLLQVVARDLDDYSRFVEKVLRKLPGVFSIRSNISLREIKVMNKLPITDIEPGHG, from the coding sequence ATGACCGACCTCGACAAAGTAGACCTCGCCATCGCCGACAAGCTGCAACAGGATGGCCGCCTGTCCAACGCCAAGCTGGCCGAGCAATTTGCCATGAGCGAAGCCTCCTGCTGGCGACGGCAGAAACGGCTGGAAGAGCTGGGGGTTATCGAGGGATACAAAGCGGTACTGAACCGGCGCAAGCTGGGAATAGGGGTGATGGCCTTTGTGCAGATTGTCTGCACCCAGCACAGCGAAGAAGCCACCGCCGCATTCGAACGCATCATCCAGGCCTGCCCGCAGATACTGGCCTGCCATAACACCACCGGCGAAGCCGACTTCCTGCTGCAAGTGGTCGCACGGGACCTGGATGACTACAGCCGCTTTGTCGAGAAAGTACTGCGCAAATTACCGGGAGTGTTCAGCATCCGCAGCAATATCTCGCTCAGGGAAATCAAGGTGATGAACAAGCTGCCCATCACCGATATCGAGCCAGGTCATGGCTGA
- a CDS encoding YbhB/YbcL family Raf kinase inhibitor-like protein, translating into MKKLGLILASLTLCTLVHASGFTLQSTDFKDQAPMGSKQEFNSFGCTGQNVSPQLSWQNAPIGTKSFAITVYDPDAPTGSGWWHWLVVNIPASVNQLASGQVPVGSLQTRTDYGGNVYGGACPPAGDKPHRYIHTVWALDVEQLPVDANASGALVGFMLNQHALGKARLTTFFSR; encoded by the coding sequence ATGAAAAAACTCGGTTTGATCTTGGCCAGCCTGACCCTCTGTACTCTGGTTCATGCCTCCGGATTCACCCTGCAGAGCACAGACTTCAAAGACCAAGCACCTATGGGCAGCAAACAGGAATTCAACAGCTTTGGCTGCACTGGTCAGAATGTTTCTCCTCAGTTGAGCTGGCAGAACGCACCGATCGGTACCAAAAGCTTTGCCATTACGGTATACGATCCAGATGCCCCCACCGGCAGTGGCTGGTGGCACTGGTTGGTGGTGAACATTCCGGCAAGCGTCAATCAGCTTGCCAGTGGCCAGGTACCAGTAGGTTCCTTGCAAACCCGCACCGACTATGGTGGCAATGTCTACGGCGGAGCCTGCCCGCCGGCTGGAGATAAGCCGCACCGCTATATTCATACCGTGTGGGCGCTGGATGTTGAACAATTGCCGGTTGATGCCAATGCCAGCGGCGCACTGGTCGGTTTCATGCTCAATCAGCATGCGCTGGGCAAAGCCCGGCTTACCACCTTTTTCAGTCGCTGA
- a CDS encoding SDR family NAD(P)-dependent oxidoreductase → MVNIDSILIYLIINVELMTKTMTHPPAAHPLFSLQGKTALISGAGSAEGIGFATARLLGELGCRVALCATGPRIHERAASLREQGIAAQGYTADLTVADEVDRLLARVTHDFPRIDILVNNAGMAQEGQAESFISFDMLADSDWSKTIQRNLDTCYLLTRRVLPGMLATGQGRIINVASVTGPVVANPGEVAYSAAKAGMVGMSRALALEVGHKGITVNCVAPGWVATASQTEVEKQAAMHTPIGRAGTPEEMAAVIVFLAMPAASYIHGEMLVVDGANCLQERKG, encoded by the coding sequence GTGGTAAATATCGATTCAATCCTTATTTATTTGATCATAAATGTTGAATTGATGACAAAGACAATGACACATCCGCCTGCAGCACATCCCTTGTTCAGTTTGCAAGGGAAGACCGCGCTGATCAGTGGTGCCGGCAGCGCAGAAGGTATCGGCTTTGCCACTGCCAGATTACTGGGCGAGCTTGGTTGCCGTGTTGCCTTGTGTGCCACGGGCCCCCGTATCCACGAACGTGCAGCCTCTTTGCGAGAACAAGGCATAGCGGCTCAGGGCTATACCGCAGACCTTACCGTTGCTGATGAAGTGGATCGCTTGCTGGCGCGAGTGACGCATGACTTTCCTCGCATCGACATTCTGGTTAACAACGCGGGTATGGCGCAGGAGGGGCAGGCCGAGTCATTTATCAGCTTTGACATGCTGGCGGATAGCGACTGGTCAAAAACCATCCAGCGGAATCTCGATACTTGCTATTTGCTGACGCGGCGTGTGTTGCCCGGCATGCTGGCGACAGGCCAGGGCCGCATCATCAACGTGGCATCGGTCACTGGCCCAGTCGTGGCGAACCCCGGTGAAGTGGCATACAGCGCGGCCAAAGCCGGCATGGTAGGCATGAGCCGGGCACTCGCGCTGGAAGTTGGCCACAAGGGCATTACCGTTAACTGTGTTGCACCGGGCTGGGTGGCCACGGCATCGCAGACTGAGGTGGAGAAGCAAGCCGCAATGCATACCCCGATAGGCCGTGCCGGTACCCCGGAAGAAATGGCCGCGGTCATCGTATTCCTTGCCATGCCCGCCGCCAGCTACATCCATGGAGAAATGCTGGTGGTGGATGGTGCCAACTGTCTGCAGGAGCGCAAGGGATGA
- a CDS encoding SDR family NAD(P)-dependent oxidoreductase — translation MTPFKPDLFAGRVYLVTGAAGGVGGSVAEKLLSLGAQVVMTDVQRDLLQQRADALGAAAFAADLRQAENTQALIDFSLQQYGRLDGLANCAGVWVEGPSELASEDDWRHCVDINLKAVFFLCSRAIPALRETQGAIVNVSSDAGVIGNAGAAIYCASKGGVTVMSKALARELAPSGIRVNALCPSDIFSPMLEFQAARYGDGDPEGYYRRLMAHYPQQDKARFLTPSEVADHVLWLLSPACAGVTGANVMLDFGLTAGY, via the coding sequence ATGACACCATTCAAGCCAGATCTGTTTGCCGGACGTGTCTACCTGGTAACCGGTGCTGCCGGCGGGGTGGGTGGGAGCGTGGCGGAAAAACTGTTGTCCTTGGGGGCGCAGGTTGTCATGACCGACGTACAGCGCGATCTGCTGCAACAGCGCGCAGACGCGCTTGGCGCTGCGGCCTTTGCTGCCGACCTGCGCCAGGCTGAAAACACGCAAGCCCTGATTGACTTCAGCCTGCAGCAATACGGCCGGCTGGATGGGCTGGCCAACTGCGCAGGCGTATGGGTGGAAGGGCCAAGCGAGTTGGCCAGCGAAGACGATTGGCGTCATTGCGTGGATATCAACCTCAAGGCGGTGTTCTTTCTTTGCAGCCGTGCCATTCCGGCGCTGCGCGAGACGCAGGGAGCCATCGTCAATGTCAGTTCCGATGCCGGTGTGATCGGCAATGCCGGTGCCGCCATTTACTGTGCCAGCAAGGGGGGCGTCACCGTCATGAGTAAGGCGCTGGCCAGGGAATTGGCCCCCAGTGGTATTCGCGTCAATGCCTTGTGCCCGTCCGATATTTTCTCCCCCATGCTGGAGTTCCAGGCTGCACGCTACGGGGATGGCGATCCGGAAGGCTACTATCGCCGACTGATGGCGCACTATCCTCAACAGGACAAAGCCCGTTTCCTGACCCCCTCCGAGGTGGCCGACCATGTACTTTGGCTGCTGTCTCCCGCCTGTGCAGGGGTGACCGGAGCCAATGTCATGCTGGATTTCGGTTTGACTGCAGGGTATTGA